A region from the Aegilops tauschii subsp. strangulata cultivar AL8/78 chromosome 5, Aet v6.0, whole genome shotgun sequence genome encodes:
- the LOC109782648 gene encoding uncharacterized protein — translation MASKATAATSWRWRLLLLLLVAVAALCWIPPAIAMAAAASTAKKGARRSLLGFVEAQGNSSYRCSPSGPCIPCQYSEKNDEKYCCSETGYRLPLKCVQVQNGTKEENKTKDRKMLAETSTPTGPKHYVTYRSCVPLEDEEKLSILGFEVLMAGMLLVSGPFVYYRKRQASLMQGVSRIPTNAPRF, via the exons ATGGCGAgcaaggcgacggcggcgacgtCGTGGCGGtggcggctgctgctgctgctgctggtggcggtggcggcgctgtGCTGGATCCCGCCGGCGAtcgcgatggcggcggcggcgtcgacggCCAAGAAGGGGGCGCGGAGGTCGCTGCTGGGGTTCGTGGAGGCGCAGGGCAACTCCTCCTACCGCTGCAGCCCCTCCGGCCCCTGCATCCCCTGCCAGTACTCCGAGAAG AATGATGAGAAGTACTGCTGCAGCGAAACTGGCTACCGTTTGCCTTTGAAATGTGTACAAGTACAAAATGGtacaaaagaagagaacaaaACAAAGGATAGAAAGATGTTGGCTGAGACATCCACGCCAACTGGCCCAAAACATTATGTTACTTACAGGAGTTGTGTACCATTAGAGGATGAAGAGAAGCTATCTATTCTTGGTTTCGAG GTCCTCATGGCTGGAATGTTGCTTGTAAGTGGGCCGTTCGTGTATTACCGGAAACGGCAAGCAAGTCTAATGCAAGGGGTTTCAAGAATCCCGACAAACGCTCCTAGGTTTTAG
- the LOC109782647 gene encoding RCC1 domain-containing protein RUG3, mitochondrial, with amino-acid sequence MLRRLLPLRRRCYSASSTSSAAAPTLYSGGDHPVSLLSWGRGASGQLGGGKEERRLYPAPVARLLLPVPSPVLPPTPGRLPPAAGTEAAGGVEVGISCGLFHSALLVDGAAWVWGKGDGGRLGLGDEASAFVPRANPNLAGLRVLALGGIHSAALTASGDVFTWGYGGFGALGHYVYHRELLPRKVNGPWGGKIVHIATSGAHTAAITESGELYTWGRDEGDGRLGLGSGGGPGEAGSLSVPSKVTALPVPVAAVACGGFFTLALTSDGQLWSWGANSNFELGRGSNSSDWRPQIVPSLKNVHVIQVACGGYHSLALTDEGEVLSWGHGGHGQLGHPTIQNHRIPLAIKALSEERIVYIACGGSTSAAISEKGDLHMWGNARDCQLGVPDLPEVQPLPVKVNFLADGDEDPSPPRVISVAIGASHAMCLVSRQQIQK; translated from the exons atgTTGCGCCGCCTGCTGCCCCTCCGCCGGCGCTGCTACTCCGCCTCGTCTACCTCGAGTGCCGCCGCGCCGACGCTCTACTCCGGCGGCGACCACCCCGTGTCGCTGCTCTCCTGGGGCCGCGGCGCGTCGGGCCAGCTGGGCGGCGGCAAGGAGGAGCGCCGCCTCTACCCGGCGCCGGTCGCGCGGCTCCTCCTCCCCGTCCCGTCCCCGGTCCTCCCGCCCACGCCCGGGCGGCTTCCCCCAGCCGCGGGgacggaggcggccggcggcGTGGAGGTGGGGATCTCCTGCGGGCTCTTCCACTCCGCGCTCCTCGTGGACGGCGCCGCCTGGGTGTGGGGCAAGGGCGACGGCGGCCGCCTCGGGCTCGGCGACGAGGCCTCCGCCTTCGTGCCCCGCGCCAACCCCAACCTCGCTGGCCTCCGCGTCCTCGCGCTCGGCGGCATCCACTCCGCCGCCCTCACCGCCTCCGGCGACGTCTTCACCTG GGGTTATGGAGGATTTGGAGCTCTGGGGCACTACGTTTACCACAGAGAGCTGTTGCCGAGGAAAGTGAACGGCCCTTGGGGAGGGAAGATTGTGCACATTGCCACGAGTGGAGCGCATACTGCGGCAATTACGGAATCAG GTGAACTTTACACTTGGGGTCGTGATGAAGGCGATGGAAGGTTAGGGCTTGGGAGTGGGGGTGGTCCAGGTGAAGCCGGCTCTCTCAGTGTTCCTTCCAAGGTGACCGCGCTGCCTGTTCCAGTTGCTGCGGTTGCTTGTGGTGGCTTCTTCACCCTTGCACTCACCTCAGATGGGCAGCTATGGAGTTGGGGAG CAAACTCAAACTTCGAACTGGGCAGAGGAAGCAATTCCAGTGACTGGAGGCCACAAATTGTCCCTAGCCTGAAAAATGTCCATGTAATCCAAGTAGCATGCGGTGGATACCATTCTTTAGCCTTGACTG ATGAAGGTGAAGTTCTCTCATGGGGACATGGCGGACATGGCCAACTAGGGCATCCAACCATTCAAAATCATAGAATTCCACTTGCCATTAAAGCTCTGTCTGAGGAGCGAATTGTCTACATAGCCTGTGGGGGATCAACTTCTGCTGCTATATCAG AGAAAGGTGACCTGCACAtgtggggaaatgcaagagactGCCAGCTAGGCGTTCCCGATCTTCCAGAAGTGCAACCATTACCTGTTAAAGTTAATTTTCTTGCTGACGGTGATGAGGATCCAAGTCCTCCTCGTGTCATCTCGGTTGCAATAGGCGCTTCCCATGCCATGTGTTTGGTCTCCAGGCAACAGATTCAGAAATAG